The window CTGCGCAGGATCAGACCGGTACGGGTGACGACCTCGCCCTTGACGGTCTGCTTGCTCTTCCGGGGGTCCTCCTGTCCGGCGCCCACGGCGGGGGTCGTGGCCGCGAAGGCCACGAGGGCGCCACCGGCAGCCGCTATACCGAACCGCATGAGCAGAATCCGCAGGGACATCTGACGCTCCTCCAGGAAAACGGGGGTGAAGCTGACTATTCGCCACGTTAGGAGGAGGGAGGGTGGGGCGCCTTCCGCGATGGTCCATCAGGGCGGGCCCGGCTTTCGGGGCGCGGCCCCGCCTTCAGGGGCGCGGGGGAACCGCTCGACCAGCCTCCATCGACCTGCAGCCGACACCGCACCCCCTTGGCGGCCGACACCGCGACATCGCGCGCTCTTGCCGGCCGACGACGAGCGCCCCGCGTGCGGACCCGCGGTGGCCTCGTCGCGCGGGCGCGATCAGTCCCCGCCGGCCGGCAGCCGAAGAACGGCCGACGCGCCCCCGTCCTCCGCGTTCTCGAACGCCAGCCGCGCCCCCAGCACCTCCGCCTGCCCCACCGCGATCGTCAGCCCCAGCCCATGTCCCTTGAGGGAACCCTCCGTACGGAACCGCTGCGGCCCCTCCGCCCTCAGGTACTCCGGAAACCCGTCGCCGTGGTCCCGCACGGTCACCACCGCTCCCTCGGCCGTCGCCTCCACGCTCAGCACCACCGGAGGCCGCCCGTGCTTGTGCGCGTTGGCCACCAGGTTCCCGAGCACCCGCTCCAGGCGCCGCCGGTCCGTCTCCACGCACGCGTCCTCGACGACCCGCACCACCGTCTCGCCGCCCGCGTGCGCGGCCACCCGTTCCGCCAGCACCCCGAGCCGGATCGCGTCGGGGTCCAGCCGCTCGCCGCCCGCGTCCAGCCGTGAGATCTCCAGCAGATCCTCGGTCAGCGTCCGCAACGCGGCGACCCGGTCCCGCACCAGTTCCGTCGGCCGCCCCGGTGGGAGCAGTTCGGCCGCCGCGTGCAGCCCGGTCAGCGGTGTCCGCAGCTCGTGCGCGACGTCCGCGGTGAACCGCTGCTCGCCGATCAGCTTGCGCTGCAGCGTGGACGCCATCGTGTCGAGCGCGGCGGCCAGCGCGGCCACCTCGTCGCGGTACCGCGCCGGGTCCGTCGTGCGGGGGTCGCCGACCCGCGCGTCGAGGTCGCCCGCGCTGATCCGCCGGGCCACCTGCGAGGTCGTCCGCAGCCGCCGGGTCACCCCGGTGACGCCGAACGCGCCCACGATCAGCGTCACCCCGATCGCCAGCGCCGAGGAGCCCAGGATGGCCCGGTCGAGGTTCTCGATCGTGGTCGCGCTCTGCGCGTAGTCGATCCGCACGGCGAGGGCGCGGCCGTCGGCGGGGGCGGCCGCCCACATGGCGGGGTATCCGCCCGCGACCCCGACCATCGTGCCGCGCCGCCCGCTCATCGCCAGTTCGCGCAGCGACCCCGGCAGCTCCGGCGTGTCGATGCCGGCCTCCGGCGGCAGCCGGTTCCCGGCCTCGTACGCCCGCGCCGCCTCGTCGAGCCGGTCCAGCGCCCGGGAGCGGGCGTCGCTCACGGTCCGGTCGGTGACGGAGACATGCACGAGGGCGCCGAGCAGCGCGGCCAGCCCGCAGCACATGACGGTGATGAAGGCCAGCGCCTTCCAGGTGAGCGAGGACGTCCAGCGCGGCAGGCCGAACCGTTTCCGCACGGTCTTCGCCGCGGGCCTCGCCGCGCTCTCGCGCCGCACCGTGCTCATCGCGGGCCGCCGGACGGCGAGGGCCGGGGCGTGGCGGCCGGCGTCGTCCCGCCGCCGGGGGACGGGCGCGCCGATGTGCCCACGCGCAGGATCTCGTCGCGGGTGAGGAGCATCGCCAGCTGGTCCTCGTCCCAGGTCCACTGGGTGCGGTACTCGTAGCCGACGATCGCCGCGGGCGAGCGGATGATCACGGTCCGCCCCGCCAGCTCGACCGCGAGCACCGCGTCGTCGCTGGCCAGCACCTGCACCAGCCGGTCCGCCCGGACGGTGTACATCCGCACCGCCGTCTGATTGCCGGGCAGCAGCCGGAAGCCGAGCACCATGTCCTCGCGCCCGTCGCCGGTGAGGTCCCGGTAGTAGGCGTCGAGCACCGGGCACCGGGAGCGCTCCGCGCCCCCGCCGCAGTCCGCCATGCGCGCGGTCGTGCCGGCGTAGACCGCGTCGGACCCGGAGTACATCTCGGGATGCGCGGCGATCTCGGCGCGTACGACCGCCACCGGGTCCACCTCACGGATGTTCCCCCGGGCCTCGACACCCTTGACGATCTCCGTCTCGGCCTCGCCGTAGTCGTAGGCGGGGGAGGAGGCGGGCGGTTCCCCGGGCCACAGCCGGGTCGGCCCGCTCGCGGTGGCCGTCGCGCCAGCGCTCACCAGGCCACCCAAGTCGCCACAGGCACCCAGCAGCAGGCCGGCGGCCAGGGCGAGCGAGGCGCCGGCGACCGCACGCACGGGGCGGCTGGGGAACACGGGACTCCTGAGGGCGTCGATTCGGTCCAGTACACCCTATTCGTGCGCAAGAACCGCACCCGCCCGCCCCGCTACTCGGCCAGCTCCTCCAGGAACCGGACGGTCGCCAGCCCCGTGCGCAGGTATTCCACGAACAGCTCGTTGTGCAGCGCCCACGGTGAACGGCGGGTGCGGATCAGCCGGATCGCCTCCTCGGCGGAGTGTCCGTCGCGGATCAGCGCGTGCGCCACCACCAGACCCGACCGGTTGTACCCGCTGTAGCAGCGGACGAGGACCCGTTTGCCGTCCTCCAGCGCGTCGCACGCCGCCTGCCCCAGCCGCATCACGCCCGCCAGCTGCGTACCGTCCAGCGGCCCGTCCGGGATCGGCCACACATGGTGTTCGACGCCGTCGTCCGGCCCGTACCCCGGTAGCCGCAGCAGGGTCAGCACCAGATCGAACTCGTCGCGTACGACCGCGAACTCGATGTCCCCGGTGCCGG is drawn from Streptomyces bottropensis ATCC 25435 and contains these coding sequences:
- a CDS encoding protein-tyrosine phosphatase family protein: MRTRRKQPDVPAPGEPWSEIVPGLWMGGHEFAGRTGTGDIEFAVVRDEFDLVLTLLRLPGYGPDDGVEHHVWPIPDGPLDGTQLAGVMRLGQAACDALEDGKRVLVRCYSGYNRSGLVVAHALIRDGHSAEEAIRLIRTRRSPWALHNELFVEYLRTGLATVRFLEELAE
- a CDS encoding sensor histidine kinase, with translation MSTVRRESAARPAAKTVRKRFGLPRWTSSLTWKALAFITVMCCGLAALLGALVHVSVTDRTVSDARSRALDRLDEAARAYEAGNRLPPEAGIDTPELPGSLRELAMSGRRGTMVGVAGGYPAMWAAAPADGRALAVRIDYAQSATTIENLDRAILGSSALAIGVTLIVGAFGVTGVTRRLRTTSQVARRISAGDLDARVGDPRTTDPARYRDEVAALAAALDTMASTLQRKLIGEQRFTADVAHELRTPLTGLHAAAELLPPGRPTELVRDRVAALRTLTEDLLEISRLDAGGERLDPDAIRLGVLAERVAAHAGGETVVRVVEDACVETDRRRLERVLGNLVANAHKHGRPPVVLSVEATAEGAVVTVRDHGDGFPEYLRAEGPQRFRTEGSLKGHGLGLTIAVGQAEVLGARLAFENAEDGGASAVLRLPAGGD